The following are encoded in a window of Methanobrevibacter ruminantium M1 genomic DNA:
- the glmM gene encoding phosphoglucosamine mutase, protein MVEKRLFGTFGVRRNCEMMVLTPEFASRLAASYGSIVQGTVAIGGDTRTSTPMLKHAITAGLLSSGCDVVDLGILPTPAIQYAVRNYYDGGIIVTASHNPPKYNGLKFVDEFGIGTPDDMEIEVEKLYFDEEPIRASWDKIGEVFTNESIIKEYIAETLKRVDVEAIRARKLKVVVDCGSGAGSYTAPYILKELGCEVTTLNCQADGFFPGRDPEPIEPNLQDLIATVKNLGADIGLAHDGDADRTICIDEKGNFILGDKTFALVEKHMLKENGGGIVVTTVATSQAIYDIAEEFGGEVIATAVGDLLVARKLKDTDGLFGGEENGGLIFPDFIYGRDAAMTVAKILEILVKEDKPLSELVAELPVYYQEKLKIECPDDQKQDVMANIANEIKDTTDFELDTTDGVKILKEDGWVIIRPSGTEPIFRCFAESDSMDKAQEMANWGISLVEKYKN, encoded by the coding sequence ATGGTAGAAAAACGATTATTTGGTACATTTGGTGTAAGAAGAAACTGCGAAATGATGGTGTTGACTCCTGAATTTGCATCCAGACTTGCCGCAAGTTATGGATCTATTGTGCAAGGGACCGTAGCCATTGGAGGAGATACAAGGACAAGCACTCCAATGCTTAAACATGCAATCACTGCAGGTTTGCTCTCTTCAGGCTGTGATGTTGTGGATTTAGGAATCCTCCCAACTCCTGCTATTCAATATGCAGTTAGAAATTATTATGATGGGGGAATTATTGTAACAGCTTCACACAATCCTCCAAAATACAATGGTCTTAAGTTTGTAGATGAATTTGGTATAGGAACTCCAGATGATATGGAAATTGAGGTTGAAAAGCTATACTTTGATGAGGAGCCTATTCGCGCTTCTTGGGATAAGATTGGTGAAGTCTTTACAAACGAATCAATCATTAAGGAATATATTGCAGAGACTTTAAAGAGAGTTGATGTGGAAGCAATCAGGGCAAGAAAGCTTAAGGTTGTTGTAGACTGCGGTTCAGGTGCAGGATCATACACCGCCCCATACATTCTTAAGGAATTAGGATGCGAGGTAACCACATTGAACTGTCAGGCTGACGGATTTTTCCCAGGAAGGGACCCAGAGCCAATAGAGCCAAATCTTCAGGACTTGATTGCAACAGTAAAGAACCTTGGAGCAGACATTGGACTTGCCCATGACGGTGATGCAGACAGAACCATTTGCATTGATGAGAAAGGAAACTTCATATTAGGAGATAAGACCTTTGCCCTTGTTGAAAAGCATATGCTTAAGGAAAACGGTGGAGGAATTGTTGTAACCACTGTAGCTACCTCTCAAGCCATTTATGATATTGCAGAAGAGTTTGGCGGTGAAGTTATTGCAACTGCTGTTGGAGATTTGCTTGTTGCAAGAAAGCTTAAGGATACAGATGGACTCTTTGGAGGAGAAGAAAACGGTGGACTAATTTTCCCAGACTTTATCTATGGAAGAGATGCTGCCATGACTGTGGCAAAGATACTTGAAATTCTTGTTAAGGAAGATAAGCCATTATCTGAACTTGTAGCAGAGCTTCCAGTCTATTATCAGGAAAAGTTAAAGATTGAATGTCCAGATGATCAAAAGCAAGATGTCATGGCTAATATTGCAAATGAGATTAAGGACACAACTGACTTTGAGCTTGATACAACTGACGGAGTTAAGATTCTAAAAGAGGATGGCTGGGTAATTATTAGGCCATCTGGTACCGAACCGATATTCAGATGCTTTGCTGAATCTGATTCCATGGATAAGGCTCAAGAGATGGCTAACTGGGGAATCAGTTTAGTGGAGAAGTATAAGAATTAG